A stretch of Streptococcus sp. oral taxon 061 DNA encodes these proteins:
- a CDS encoding CPBP family intramembrane glutamic endopeptidase, producing MNFFKDYRKRLLWLGIFLVAMCLSQVPIVTLMLLQKTQLGSIWSSLIVGLVSTAIVTLFLYSAHKSKLLNLKSKLFTINDAPRIALSYVAVVAGNVIGAIWLQLLKQTTTSNQEAINSIMSESSLISSIFVVAIVAPICEEVICRGIIPTKLFEGYEKIGYIFGWFLFTIAHIPNNLPSFLIYGWMSAVLTWTAYRTKRLEMSILLHLVINGVSILLLILLTFLIKVVGIDAFQ from the coding sequence ATGAATTTTTTTAAAGATTATCGCAAAAGACTGCTTTGGTTAGGAATCTTTCTTGTCGCTATGTGCCTATCGCAAGTTCCTATCGTAACTTTAATGTTACTTCAAAAAACTCAACTTGGATCTATCTGGTCATCTCTAATAGTTGGGCTTGTCTCTACCGCTATTGTTACACTCTTTTTATACAGTGCTCACAAAAGTAAGTTATTAAATCTAAAATCAAAACTCTTTACTATTAATGACGCCCCTCGAATCGCTCTTAGTTATGTAGCCGTTGTCGCAGGAAATGTGATTGGTGCGATTTGGTTACAACTTCTGAAGCAAACAACTACTTCGAATCAAGAGGCTATCAATAGCATCATGTCAGAAAGCTCTCTAATTTCCAGCATTTTCGTGGTTGCAATAGTGGCACCTATTTGTGAGGAAGTTATCTGTCGAGGTATCATCCCTACTAAACTCTTCGAAGGATACGAGAAAATTGGATATATTTTCGGTTGGTTTCTCTTCACTATAGCCCATATACCAAATAATCTTCCTTCTTTCTTGATCTATGGCTGGATGTCTGCAGTACTAACTTGGACTGCTTATCGCACCAAACGACTAGAAATGTCTATCTTACTCCATTTAGTAATTAATGGAGTCAGCATTCTATTGCTTATCCTCCTTACATTCCTTATCAAGGTTGTTGGTATAGATGCTTTTCAATAA